From the genome of Deltaproteobacteria bacterium, one region includes:
- the rpsG gene encoding 30S ribosomal protein S7 has product MGRKTKIKDRFGITDVEDINQLAHKFVNYLMKQGKKTVAQNIWHGTLEIIQNKAKEDPLSIVKKAIDNVKPVLETRSRRVGGATYQVPVEVRENRQIALAFRWIIAAAQKRSEKSMASKLASEMLDAYESKGNAIKKREDTHKMAEANRAFAHYRW; this is encoded by the coding sequence ATGGGAAGAAAAACTAAAATAAAGGACAGATTTGGTATTACCGATGTGGAAGATATCAACCAGCTTGCTCATAAATTTGTAAATTATTTAATGAAGCAGGGGAAGAAGACCGTGGCACAAAACATCTGGCACGGCACTTTGGAAATAATTCAAAATAAGGCAAAAGAAGATCCGTTGAGTATAGTTAAAAAGGCTATAGATAATGTAAAACCCGTTCTTGAAACGCGCTCAAGAAGAGTGGGCGGAGCTACATATCAGGTACCTGTAGAGGTACGGGAAAATAGGCAGATTGCACTTGCTTTTAGATGGATTATAGCAGCGGCACAGAAAAGATCGGAAAAAAGTATGGCAAGTAAGCTTGCATCAGAAATGCTTGATGCTTATGAGAGTAAAGGTAATGCAATAAAGAAAAGAGAAGATACCCATAAAATGGCAGAGGCAAACAGGGCTTTTGCTCATTATCGCTGGTAG